In Pyxidicoccus trucidator, a genomic segment contains:
- a CDS encoding YciI family protein, which produces MARYLMLLHETPATYASWSPADMQACVEDYLAWSDRMRKEGKILQGEKLKDEGGRRLTRQGEKVLVSDGPYAEVKDIVGGLFILSAGSYEEAVAIAQSCPHLRYGEVELRAIDDV; this is translated from the coding sequence ATGGCCCGCTACCTGATGCTGCTGCACGAGACGCCTGCCACCTACGCGAGCTGGTCGCCCGCCGACATGCAGGCGTGCGTCGAGGACTACCTCGCCTGGAGCGACCGGATGCGCAAGGAGGGGAAGATCCTCCAAGGCGAGAAGCTGAAGGACGAGGGCGGCCGCCGCCTCACGCGCCAGGGCGAGAAGGTGCTCGTGTCCGATGGCCCCTACGCCGAGGTGAAGGACATTGTTGGCGGCCTCTTCATCCTCTCCGCGGGCTCGTATGAGGAGGCCGTGGCCATCGCCCAGAGCTGCCCCCACCTGCGCTACGGAGAAGTCGAGCTGCGCGCCATCGACGATGTCTGA